A region from the Sandaracinus amylolyticus genome encodes:
- a CDS encoding serine/threonine-protein kinase — protein sequence MEPGTRIGKYVIEARLGEGGNGTVYAARDGVLGRHVAFKVLHPHLVSDAQIAARFRQEAQAMAQLNHPNVVIVHDFVGEANRWAIVMELAVNGETLGSLIKRAGRLDPARAARLCTQVAAGLGHAHARGIVHRDVKPANVLVLRDGGSEVAKITDFGIARVANGERRTQAQLTLGTLWYIAPEQAQNSSVDARADVYSLGATLYEALTGSVPFPYDNAARVLAAHISEMPRPPSTRAPGIPEVLDELVLRCLSKNPDERPRDGDQLAALLGAITQRAAAIPSTQVASAPAIPQPAPVPPAADVAPPGPAAPASRLTREDSQVGMWIGIGGLVLLSSVCLLGSFLCVLTGFLR from the coding sequence ATGGAACCCGGCACCCGCATCGGCAAGTACGTGATCGAGGCCCGCTTGGGCGAAGGGGGCAACGGCACCGTGTACGCGGCGCGCGACGGAGTGCTCGGCCGTCACGTCGCGTTCAAGGTGCTGCACCCGCACCTCGTCTCCGACGCGCAGATCGCGGCGCGCTTCCGACAAGAAGCGCAGGCGATGGCCCAGCTCAACCATCCCAACGTCGTGATCGTCCACGACTTCGTCGGCGAGGCCAACCGATGGGCGATCGTGATGGAGCTCGCCGTGAACGGCGAGACCCTCGGATCGCTGATCAAGCGCGCGGGACGCCTCGATCCGGCGCGCGCGGCTCGGCTGTGCACGCAGGTCGCGGCGGGTCTCGGTCATGCCCATGCGCGCGGCATCGTGCACCGAGACGTGAAGCCCGCGAACGTCCTCGTGCTGCGCGACGGGGGCAGCGAGGTCGCGAAGATCACCGACTTCGGCATCGCGCGCGTCGCGAACGGAGAGCGACGCACCCAAGCGCAGCTGACGCTCGGGACGCTCTGGTACATCGCGCCCGAGCAAGCACAGAACTCGAGCGTCGACGCGCGCGCCGACGTGTACTCGCTCGGCGCGACGCTCTACGAGGCGCTCACCGGGAGCGTGCCCTTCCCTTACGACAACGCGGCGCGCGTGCTCGCCGCGCACATCTCGGAGATGCCGCGCCCGCCCTCGACGCGCGCGCCCGGGATCCCCGAGGTGCTCGACGAGCTCGTGCTGCGCTGTCTCTCGAAGAACCCCGACGAGCGCCCGCGCGACGGCGATCAGCTCGCGGCGCTGCTCGGCGCGATCACCCAGCGCGCGGCAGCGATTCCGTCGACGCAGGTCGCGAGCGCGCCGGCGATCCCACAGCCTGCGCCCGTCCCGCCGGCCGCGGACGTCGCGCCGCCCGGGCCCGCAGCGCCGGCGTCGCGCCTCACGCGCGAGGACAGCCAGGTCGGGATGTGGATCGGCATCGGCGGGCTCGTGCTGCTCAGCAGCGTGTGCCTGCTCGGGAGCTTCCTCTGCGTGCTGACGGGCTTCCTCCGCTGA
- a CDS encoding DUF3618 domain-containing protein: MSDNEENIDDIRKDIEDTRQRISSEIDAIEGKLTPEYARNAVRETVKERAYETRDHLKERAYETRDHLKERAYETRDLLAERVGETATMVKSNASRVGTDFGAAVRANPIPVAMIGLGAGWLVWETFRPLRASEELDVEPLVDLDVDVEVDETVDYATGVMGPIPSSMRESTTQTTFGETFEETTTSDGLRSAKDRARMARDRVGSKARDMKGRFSSASHDARDRASHYASDVRGRASHLASDVKGRASQLASRSKDRSRVLAESSRDRAYRARDASNEAFDANPIAFGAIALLAGIGLGLALPHTRREDRLLGQRREQVIGRARRIADEARHVAIDSVKEGAKAAKERAKTEAEERNLIR, translated from the coding sequence ATGAGCGACAACGAAGAGAACATCGACGACATCCGGAAGGACATCGAGGACACGCGGCAGCGCATCTCCTCGGAGATCGACGCGATCGAGGGCAAGCTGACGCCCGAGTACGCGCGCAACGCGGTCCGCGAGACCGTGAAGGAGCGCGCGTACGAGACGCGCGATCACCTGAAGGAGCGCGCGTACGAGACGCGCGATCACCTGAAGGAGCGCGCGTACGAGACGCGTGATCTCCTCGCGGAGCGCGTCGGCGAGACGGCGACGATGGTCAAGTCCAACGCGTCGCGCGTCGGGACGGACTTCGGCGCGGCGGTGCGCGCGAACCCGATCCCGGTCGCGATGATCGGGCTCGGCGCGGGCTGGCTCGTGTGGGAGACGTTCCGTCCGCTGCGCGCGAGCGAAGAGCTCGACGTGGAGCCGCTGGTCGACCTCGACGTCGACGTCGAGGTGGACGAGACGGTCGACTACGCGACCGGTGTGATGGGCCCGATCCCGAGCTCGATGCGCGAGTCGACGACGCAGACGACGTTCGGCGAGACGTTCGAGGAGACCACGACCAGCGACGGTCTCAGGTCCGCGAAGGATCGCGCGCGCATGGCGCGTGACCGCGTGGGCAGCAAAGCGCGCGACATGAAGGGGCGCTTCTCGAGCGCTTCGCACGATGCGCGCGACCGCGCGTCGCACTACGCGTCGGACGTGAGGGGGCGCGCGTCGCACCTCGCGTCGGACGTGAAGGGGCGCGCGTCGCAGCTCGCGTCGCGGTCGAAGGACCGCAGCCGCGTGCTCGCGGAGAGCTCGCGCGACCGCGCGTACCGCGCGCGTGACGCGAGCAACGAGGCGTTCGACGCCAACCCGATCGCGTTCGGCGCGATCGCGCTGCTCGCGGGCATCGGGCTCGGCCTCGCGCTGCCGCACACGCGGCGCGAGGATCGGCTGCTCGGCCAGCGCCGCGAGCAGGTGATCGGTCGTGCTCGGCGCATCGCCGACGAGGCGCGCCACGTCGCGATCGACTCGGTGAAGGAAGGCGCGAAGGCCGCGAAGGAGCGCGCGAAGACCGAGGCCGAAGAGCGCAACCTGATCCGCTGA
- a CDS encoding HD domain-containing phosphohydrolase, with protein sequence MEYHGHDEAPRILVVDDEKVIREILADFLSMEGFWVRTAEDGSAALVELSRHHYDLVLSDLKMPNMGGLELLQAISKHTPNVVTVIMTGFGTVETAIDAMKRGAYDYILKPFKVEEVVHTIRRGLEKQKLTAENLRLKESLSLYKVSEAIAASLSLEEVMHTVTDAAIHELDADQVSIVLKDGMGGFFERGRELHPDFRPVSELASLDASALSRFFQEDQPLRVHGSQVFDYVKASETGMKPHSLVVCPLRMRKENVGFLGVFSYTRGKKFDEGQRKLLLMVAHRAAAAIENAKLYEDLKATFQQTIKGLASAIDKMDRYTSGHSERVAAYAQILAIKLGLPEEQVEIARQAALMHDIGKIGCVMNLNKPGKLSQEDYEVFKRHPDFGRDILEPITFLHPLIPGVHLHHERWDGRGYPLGLKAQEIPLLARIISVADTYDAMTSDRAYRKALPHDVAVNEILRCAASQFDPDCAHEFHEAIEADREEKQANGEPVPE encoded by the coding sequence ATGGAATACCACGGTCACGACGAAGCGCCGCGCATCCTGGTCGTCGACGACGAGAAGGTGATCCGCGAGATCCTCGCGGACTTCCTCTCGATGGAAGGCTTCTGGGTCCGCACCGCGGAGGACGGAAGCGCCGCGCTCGTCGAGCTCTCGCGACACCACTACGACCTGGTCCTCAGCGACCTGAAGATGCCCAACATGGGCGGGCTCGAGCTGCTGCAGGCGATCAGCAAGCACACGCCCAACGTCGTCACGGTGATCATGACGGGCTTCGGCACCGTCGAGACCGCGATCGACGCGATGAAGCGCGGCGCGTACGACTACATCCTCAAGCCCTTCAAGGTCGAAGAGGTCGTCCACACGATCCGCCGCGGGCTCGAGAAGCAGAAGCTCACCGCGGAGAACCTGCGCCTCAAGGAGTCGCTCTCGCTCTACAAGGTGAGCGAGGCGATCGCCGCGTCCCTCTCGCTCGAAGAGGTGATGCACACGGTCACGGACGCCGCGATCCACGAGCTCGACGCCGATCAGGTGTCGATCGTGCTCAAGGACGGGATGGGCGGCTTCTTCGAGCGCGGCCGCGAGCTGCACCCGGACTTCCGCCCGGTGTCGGAGCTCGCGTCGCTCGATGCGAGCGCGCTCTCGCGCTTCTTCCAGGAGGACCAGCCGCTGCGCGTGCACGGCTCGCAGGTCTTCGACTACGTCAAGGCGAGCGAGACCGGCATGAAGCCGCACTCGCTCGTCGTGTGCCCACTCCGCATGCGCAAGGAGAACGTCGGCTTCCTCGGCGTCTTCAGCTACACGCGCGGCAAGAAGTTCGACGAAGGCCAGCGCAAGCTCTTGCTCATGGTCGCGCACCGCGCCGCGGCCGCGATCGAGAACGCGAAGCTGTACGAGGACCTCAAGGCGACGTTCCAGCAGACGATCAAGGGCCTCGCGAGCGCGATCGACAAGATGGATCGCTACACGTCGGGCCACTCGGAGCGCGTCGCGGCGTACGCGCAGATCCTCGCGATCAAGCTCGGCCTGCCCGAGGAGCAGGTCGAGATCGCGCGCCAAGCCGCGCTGATGCACGACATCGGCAAGATCGGCTGCGTGATGAACCTGAACAAGCCGGGGAAGCTCTCGCAGGAGGACTACGAGGTCTTCAAGCGACACCCCGACTTCGGGCGCGACATCCTCGAGCCGATCACGTTCCTGCACCCGCTGATCCCCGGCGTGCACCTGCACCACGAGCGCTGGGACGGGCGCGGCTACCCGCTCGGGCTCAAGGCGCAGGAGATCCCGCTGCTCGCGCGCATCATCTCGGTCGCGGACACGTACGACGCGATGACGAGCGACCGCGCGTATCGCAAAGCGCTCCCGCACGACGTCGCGGTGAACGAGATCCTGCGCTGCGCGGCATCGCAGTTCGATCCCGACTGCGCGCACGAGTTCCACGAAGCGATCGAAGCGGACCGCGAAGAGAAGCAGGCGAACGGCGAGCCCGTTCCCGAGTGA
- a CDS encoding phage holin family protein has product MEVYTRGNETRETITSTGDGAAMHDRSLPQLLRDLSNDSMTLIRKEAQLFRAETEQKITTAQRQGIVLGAGGMIAYLGLLSLTAALVLALALVMPAWLAALLVGFVLIAAGVTAMVMGKNRLQSEQLAPKESIRSVKNDVRMVREAVR; this is encoded by the coding sequence GTGGAGGTCTACACGCGTGGGAACGAGACGCGCGAGACGATCACGAGCACCGGCGACGGCGCGGCGATGCACGATCGCTCGCTGCCGCAGCTGCTGCGCGATCTCTCGAACGACTCGATGACGTTGATCCGCAAGGAAGCGCAGCTCTTCCGTGCGGAGACCGAGCAGAAGATCACGACCGCGCAGCGTCAGGGCATCGTGCTCGGCGCGGGCGGGATGATCGCGTACCTCGGTCTGCTCTCGCTCACCGCCGCGCTCGTGCTGGCGCTCGCGCTGGTGATGCCGGCGTGGCTCGCGGCGCTGCTCGTCGGCTTCGTGCTGATCGCAGCCGGCGTGACCGCGATGGTGATGGGCAAGAACCGGCTCCAGAGCGAGCAGCTCGCGCCGAAGGAGTCGATCCGGAGTGTGAAGAACGACGTCCGTATGGTGCGGGAGGCGGTCCGATGA
- a CDS encoding TetR/AcrR family transcriptional regulator: MNRDEHDGAGLRERKKAEKEAAIREAAAALFKERGFDATTTQAVAERAGIAKGTVFLYAPTKVDLVAMVFQDRIRRTSAQALGLQTEGGLIAELDAIFGRFFAMYAKDPELARIFVKELAFASDGARRAREEIDAAFVGALAERIEQHKQAGAVRADAPSMLAAVTVFGLYILALMGWLGGSLPSVDAARAHLRASLELLVRGLAEEGGSCKQQQERSSTKERSRSAKRGRSTSTRGASATAGTKRRGSS; encoded by the coding sequence ATGAATCGCGACGAGCACGACGGAGCGGGGCTCCGCGAGCGCAAGAAGGCGGAGAAGGAAGCGGCGATCCGCGAGGCCGCGGCCGCGCTCTTCAAGGAGCGCGGCTTCGACGCGACGACGACGCAGGCCGTCGCGGAGCGCGCCGGCATCGCGAAGGGGACGGTGTTCCTCTACGCGCCGACGAAGGTCGATCTCGTCGCGATGGTCTTCCAGGACCGCATCCGTCGCACGTCCGCGCAGGCGCTCGGGCTGCAGACGGAGGGCGGTCTCATCGCCGAGCTCGACGCGATCTTCGGGCGCTTCTTCGCGATGTACGCGAAGGATCCGGAGCTCGCGCGCATCTTCGTGAAGGAGCTCGCGTTCGCGTCCGACGGCGCGCGGCGCGCGCGCGAGGAGATCGACGCCGCGTTCGTCGGCGCGCTGGCGGAGCGCATCGAGCAGCACAAGCAGGCGGGCGCGGTGCGCGCGGACGCGCCGTCGATGCTCGCGGCGGTGACGGTGTTCGGCCTCTACATCCTCGCGCTGATGGGGTGGCTCGGTGGGTCGCTGCCGAGCGTCGACGCGGCGCGCGCGCACCTGCGCGCGTCGCTCGAGCTCTTGGTGCGCGGCCTCGCAGAGGAGGGTGGATCGTGCAAGCAGCAGCAGGAACGGTCGTCTACGAAGGAACGCTCTCGCTCCGCGAAGCGCGGAAGAAGTACTTCGACGCGTGGGGCTTCGGCGACGGCGGGTACGAAGCGACGTGGGTCGAGCTGA
- a CDS encoding acyl-CoA dehydrogenase family protein, which produces MTTTDRSFMKSLFGGVIEQDLVFPYPELKADERENLSLMLDNVQKFCETRVDSKKIDKEHTIPEEVLAGMKELGLFGLSIPEEYGGLGLSTTSYARVMQEVAAYDASLAVTMGAHQSIGCKAIVLLGTEAQKRKYLPRLASGEQVAAFALTEPGAGSDAASITTRAELSPDGEHYVLNGSKIWITNGGFADVFTVFARTTELDPSAKPKITALIVERAHGVKNGPNEEKMGIRGSSTTEIFFDDVRVPAGNVIGEAGRGFKVAMEVLNNGRLGLAAGCVGASKRLIDMATERVNERKAFGRSIGDFGMIKEKIARMVCETYALESMTYLTTGLVDAKVADYSVESAICKVFGSETLWNVVNETLQIAAGIGYMVEYPYERLMRDSRINMIFEGTNEILRAFIALAGMQGPGRQLAEVARAMREPIKGFGPLSEYVIQRARSVIGRERLSRAHPVLARETVLFEQQTAALAAATERVLRKHGKDIAEKQFVQKRIAEVAIDLYAMAATLSRTTRAIEARGEEGARREIELCQGFAVIAEKRLADRLGEMERDSDELLKSIATRAYEDRGYPLDIV; this is translated from the coding sequence ATGACCACCACTGATCGCAGCTTCATGAAGTCGCTCTTCGGCGGGGTGATCGAGCAGGACCTCGTCTTCCCGTATCCGGAGCTCAAGGCCGACGAGCGCGAGAACCTCTCGCTGATGCTCGACAACGTGCAGAAGTTCTGCGAGACGCGCGTCGACTCCAAGAAGATCGACAAGGAGCACACGATCCCCGAGGAGGTGCTCGCGGGCATGAAGGAGCTCGGGCTCTTCGGCCTGTCGATCCCCGAGGAGTACGGCGGCCTCGGCCTCAGCACGACGTCCTATGCGCGCGTGATGCAGGAGGTCGCGGCGTACGACGCGTCGCTCGCGGTCACGATGGGCGCCCACCAGTCGATCGGCTGCAAGGCGATCGTGCTGCTCGGCACCGAGGCGCAGAAGCGCAAGTACCTGCCGCGCCTCGCGAGCGGCGAGCAGGTCGCCGCGTTCGCGCTCACCGAGCCCGGCGCGGGCAGCGACGCGGCGAGCATCACGACGCGCGCGGAGCTCTCGCCCGACGGCGAGCACTACGTGCTCAACGGCTCGAAGATCTGGATCACGAACGGCGGCTTCGCCGACGTGTTCACCGTGTTCGCGCGCACCACCGAGCTCGATCCGAGCGCGAAGCCGAAGATCACCGCGCTGATCGTCGAGCGCGCGCACGGCGTGAAGAACGGCCCGAACGAAGAGAAGATGGGCATCCGCGGCTCGTCGACGACCGAGATCTTCTTCGACGACGTGCGCGTGCCGGCGGGCAACGTGATCGGCGAGGCGGGGCGCGGCTTCAAGGTCGCGATGGAGGTGCTCAACAACGGGCGCCTCGGCCTCGCGGCGGGCTGCGTCGGCGCGAGCAAGCGCCTGATCGACATGGCGACCGAGCGCGTGAACGAGCGCAAGGCGTTCGGCCGCAGCATCGGCGACTTCGGGATGATCAAGGAGAAGATCGCGCGGATGGTCTGCGAGACCTACGCGCTCGAGTCGATGACCTACCTGACGACCGGGCTCGTCGACGCGAAGGTCGCCGACTACTCGGTCGAGAGCGCGATCTGCAAGGTGTTCGGCAGCGAGACGCTGTGGAACGTCGTGAACGAGACGCTGCAGATCGCCGCGGGCATCGGGTACATGGTCGAGTACCCGTACGAGCGCCTGATGCGCGACTCGCGCATCAACATGATCTTCGAGGGCACGAACGAGATCCTGCGCGCGTTCATCGCGCTCGCCGGCATGCAGGGCCCGGGGCGGCAGCTCGCGGAGGTCGCGCGCGCGATGCGCGAGCCGATCAAGGGCTTCGGCCCGCTCAGCGAGTACGTGATCCAGCGCGCCCGCAGCGTGATCGGCCGCGAGCGCCTCAGCCGCGCGCACCCGGTGCTCGCGCGCGAGACCGTGCTCTTCGAGCAGCAGACCGCCGCGCTCGCCGCGGCGACCGAGCGCGTGCTGCGCAAGCACGGCAAGGACATCGCGGAGAAGCAGTTCGTGCAGAAGCGCATCGCCGAGGTCGCGATCGATCTCTACGCGATGGCGGCGACGCTCTCGCGCACGACGCGCGCGATCGAGGCGCGCGGCGAGGAAGGCGCGCGCCGCGAGATCGAGCTGTGTCAGGGCTTCGCGGTGATCGCCGAGAAGCGCCTCGCGGATCGTCTCGGCGAGATGGAGCGCGACAGCGACGAGCTGCTCAAGAGCATCGCGACCCGCGCGTACGAGGACCGCGGGTATCCGCTCGACATCGTTTGA
- a CDS encoding HDIG domain-containing metalloprotein, with the protein MLRTRVVAGWTSSIVLALVFATLVTMFARIEVFVEPLRVVPGEPAPVTLRLAPTRIHATEDGHVRPIRMIAPRVARGEIVEDPVTAALVTSYEEARRPPRADEILGLFAVYFFLGLLAATWLRMLSPGRGALMRTQLGLLGITLLLVSYAKLYFLLTDAATTLVPIGALSLWVRVYLDRRTAFMIALVASCVVASMADFDPIAAVVFLACGMSPVLLVRDRKKTWTMLPAGVAGGIAGAALFAAARVLFVGEFDLDAELAQPLRSDFLGALASGPLAGIVAVGFHPLSWRALGAVSRQRLLELSDLDQPLLRKMAKEAPGSWEHARAMANLAEAAANAIGGDALLTRVGAYYHDLGKTIQPKLFVENLTRGEQTPHAQYEPDVSADAIMAHVVEGTNILRRGGVPEPVVEFAYTHHGTSVIEFFWHKTLEAGNPKGRDESFFRYPGMRPRTKETAILMLVDSIEAASRTIDPPERDKFEEMVQRIVFVKLRQGQLDESGLTLADLRTLTTQLVDTLCNVHHSRIRYPWQDRKDKGEKQLPIPGAATEEEVVRARAEAEEREADATPESETRPTDNAPEDHDDHDHH; encoded by the coding sequence ATGCTCCGCACGCGCGTCGTCGCCGGCTGGACCTCGTCGATCGTGCTCGCGCTGGTCTTCGCGACGCTCGTCACGATGTTCGCGCGCATCGAGGTCTTCGTGGAGCCGCTCCGCGTGGTCCCGGGCGAGCCTGCTCCAGTCACGCTGCGCCTCGCGCCCACGCGCATCCACGCGACCGAGGACGGCCACGTCCGTCCGATCCGCATGATCGCACCCCGCGTCGCGCGCGGTGAGATCGTCGAGGATCCGGTCACCGCAGCGCTCGTGACGTCGTACGAGGAAGCGCGCCGCCCGCCGCGCGCCGACGAGATCCTCGGGCTCTTCGCGGTCTACTTCTTCCTCGGCCTCCTCGCCGCGACGTGGCTGCGCATGCTGAGCCCGGGGCGCGGCGCGCTGATGCGCACGCAGCTCGGTCTGCTCGGCATCACGCTGCTGCTCGTCTCGTACGCGAAGCTCTATTTCCTGCTCACGGACGCAGCGACGACGCTCGTCCCGATCGGCGCGCTCTCGCTGTGGGTGCGCGTGTATCTCGATCGCCGCACTGCGTTCATGATCGCGCTCGTCGCGAGCTGCGTCGTCGCGTCGATGGCGGACTTCGATCCCATCGCCGCGGTGGTCTTCCTCGCGTGCGGCATGAGCCCGGTGCTGCTCGTGCGCGATCGCAAGAAGACGTGGACGATGCTGCCCGCGGGCGTCGCCGGCGGCATCGCGGGCGCTGCGCTCTTCGCGGCCGCGCGCGTGCTCTTCGTCGGCGAGTTCGATCTCGACGCGGAGCTCGCGCAGCCGCTGCGCTCCGACTTCCTCGGCGCGCTCGCGTCGGGCCCGCTCGCCGGCATCGTCGCGGTCGGGTTCCATCCGCTCTCGTGGCGCGCGCTCGGCGCGGTGTCGCGACAGCGCTTGCTCGAGCTCTCGGATCTCGATCAGCCGCTGCTCCGCAAGATGGCGAAGGAAGCGCCGGGCTCGTGGGAGCACGCGCGCGCGATGGCGAACCTCGCGGAGGCCGCCGCGAACGCGATCGGCGGCGACGCGCTGCTCACGCGCGTCGGCGCCTACTACCACGACCTCGGCAAGACGATTCAGCCGAAGCTCTTCGTCGAGAACCTCACGCGCGGCGAGCAGACGCCGCACGCGCAATACGAGCCCGACGTGAGCGCCGACGCGATCATGGCGCACGTCGTCGAGGGCACGAACATCCTGCGCCGCGGCGGCGTGCCCGAGCCCGTCGTGGAGTTCGCGTACACCCACCACGGCACGAGCGTGATCGAGTTCTTCTGGCACAAGACGCTCGAGGCCGGGAACCCGAAGGGCCGCGACGAGTCGTTCTTCCGCTATCCCGGCATGCGCCCGCGGACGAAGGAGACGGCGATCCTCATGCTCGTCGACTCCATCGAGGCCGCGTCGCGCACGATCGACCCGCCGGAGCGCGACAAGTTCGAGGAGATGGTGCAGCGCATCGTCTTCGTGAAGCTGCGCCAGGGTCAGCTCGACGAGTCGGGGCTCACGCTCGCGGACCTGCGCACACTGACGACGCAGCTCGTCGACACGCTCTGCAACGTGCACCACTCGCGCATTCGCTATCCGTGGCAGGACCGGAAGGACAAGGGCGAGAAGCAGCTCCCCATCCCCGGCGCGGCCACCGAGGAAGAAGTCGTGCGCGCGCGCGCCGAGGCCGAGGAGCGCGAGGCCGACGCCACCCCCGAGAGCGAGACGCGCCCGACCGACAACGCACCCGAGGATCACGACGACCATGACCACCACTGA
- a CDS encoding YqgE/AlgH family protein, producing the protein MQNDLAPGFVVAMPTLRDPNFSRGVVLLVEHGPNGSLGFVVNRPSPLSFGQVVDALGLDSSNGDSLPIYTGGPVAPQSGWILFDPHDAPSADLDDALVVHDRLAVSASRRLLERIAREGAPRRSMLALGYAGWAEGQLDAEFRQGAWLPGDLDPSIVFDVDPEQRWSRVLTQAGIDPGRIISPAGGDFC; encoded by the coding sequence GTGCAGAACGATCTCGCGCCCGGCTTCGTCGTCGCGATGCCCACCCTGCGCGATCCGAACTTCTCGCGCGGCGTCGTCCTGCTGGTCGAGCACGGGCCCAACGGCTCGCTCGGCTTCGTGGTGAACCGCCCGTCGCCGCTCTCGTTCGGTCAGGTCGTCGACGCGCTCGGTCTGGACTCGTCGAACGGCGACTCGCTGCCGATCTACACGGGCGGGCCGGTCGCGCCGCAGTCGGGGTGGATCCTCTTCGATCCCCACGACGCGCCGAGCGCCGATCTCGACGACGCGCTGGTCGTCCACGATCGCCTCGCGGTCAGCGCGTCGCGCCGCCTGCTCGAGCGCATCGCGCGCGAGGGCGCGCCCCGTCGCTCGATGCTCGCGCTCGGCTACGCGGGGTGGGCCGAGGGTCAGCTCGACGCGGAGTTCCGTCAGGGCGCGTGGCTGCCGGGTGATCTCGATCCGTCGATCGTGTTCGACGTGGATCCCGAGCAGCGCTGGTCGCGCGTGCTGACTCAGGCGGGCATCGATCCGGGGCGCATCATCTCGCCGGCGGGCGGCGACTTCTGCTGA
- a CDS encoding CPBP family intramembrane glutamic endopeptidase: protein MSRRRITGALIAYAATIVVALGLGVALGRPMIARHPSAILDLGGAASIVSMGLGLVIAVITITSTRSLLARTRWARALRTELKTLLEGASGAQLVLLGVASGVAEELLFRGALQPWLGYVGTSIGFGLLHVAPRRELLPWTVWAVVMGFVLGGVFELTGALEGPIVAHVLINVVNLRVIARHDARLDPGDGRLEPPKLVSRVRRER from the coding sequence GTGAGCCGCCGACGCATCACCGGTGCGCTGATCGCGTACGCCGCGACGATCGTCGTGGCGCTCGGCCTCGGGGTCGCGCTCGGGCGACCGATGATCGCGAGACATCCGTCGGCGATCCTCGACCTCGGCGGCGCGGCGAGCATCGTGTCGATGGGCCTCGGTCTGGTGATCGCCGTGATCACGATCACGTCGACGCGCTCGCTGCTCGCGCGGACGCGCTGGGCGCGCGCGCTGCGCACCGAGCTCAAGACGTTGCTCGAGGGCGCGAGCGGCGCGCAGCTCGTGCTGCTGGGCGTGGCGAGCGGGGTGGCGGAAGAGCTGCTCTTCCGTGGGGCGCTGCAGCCGTGGCTCGGCTACGTCGGGACGTCGATCGGCTTCGGGCTCCTGCACGTGGCGCCGCGCCGCGAGCTCCTGCCGTGGACCGTGTGGGCGGTCGTGATGGGCTTCGTGCTCGGCGGGGTGTTCGAGCTGACCGGCGCGCTCGAAGGGCCGATCGTCGCGCACGTGCTGATCAACGTCGTGAACCTGCGCGTCATCGCGCGGCACGACGCGCGGCTCGACCCGGGTGATGGCCGGCTCGAGCCGCCGAAGCTCGTGTCGCGCGTACGTCGCGAGCGCTGA